In Calditerrivibrio sp., the sequence TATCTCCTGTGGTAGTACCACTTCTCCTAATTCTTCTAATATGGTTTCATGGATCTCATTCATAATTCTCTTGTGTAAACTTTCATCAACTTTTTTGTGCAACACACAAAAAGCTACCATAGAGTCGCCCCTCTTTTCATCATTAAGTATTATAAGGGCAGACTCCTTTACAAATCTATTTTTATTTATAGCTTGTTCGACTTGAGCAAGGTTTACTCTTTTGCCAGAGACATGGATGACATTATCAACTCGACCTGTTAAATATAAATTTTTATCTTTGTCAAAAAATCCGCTATCTCCAATGCGAAATACATATTTATTGTCATACTTTTTCCAGAATGTTTTGTAGTAAAGGTCTTCTTCGTGGCACAGTTTTGTACACATGGATGGCAGAGGTGTCTCCAGCATGATTAAGCCTTTTAAGTTCTCATAGTTTATCTTTGTTTTGGTTATACTATCATAAATACCCAAATCAACTCCTGGAAGTTCAACTCCCACTGAATCTCTTTTTATCTGGGAATAGCCCACTATTTGAGCAGCAACAGCTCCACCGAGCTCGGTAAGGGAATAAACATTTAATATTGGTGCTGATTTATATACTATCTTTTTATATGTCCAATCAAGGACATCTTCTTCTATTGGTTCCCCACCCAAATAGAGAAATTCCAAGGAGCGCAATTGGGTATGCACCTTTTTCTTCATGTCTGCATTCATAAGTGTTTTCATTATTCTTGGTGTGGTATAACATTTGTTGATTTTATATCTTTCTATGATTCCATAGAATCTTTTAGCGTTTTCAAAGGTTATAGAATCTTCAAATATGACGGTGGTTGAACCGGCTAAGAGTGGTCCATATACACCGTAAGTATGTCCACTCATCCATGAAATATCAGATGTATTCCATACTGTATCGTTGTCATCAAGGTCAAACAGTAGTGTGTAAGTATAATTTGCCCATGCTAAAAAACCTGCAACATTAAAAACGAGACCTTTGGGTTCTGGAAAATTTGTAGAGGTTACCATTATGAATAGGGGATCGTTACTATCATAAATCATGGGATCGAGGGATGAGGCGCTGGTGAAGTCTGTGTCGCTTAACAGGTCATGGTACCAAAGATCCCTTATCGGTTTCATGTGAGTTTTTTTGGGTATCCTTTCTACTACAATTACATGTTTGGGTTGGTGGGAGGCTTTTTTCAGAGCTTCGTCAACCTTTGCTTTGATATTGATCTCTGTACCCGCAAGACTATAGTCGGTGGTAATGATTATTGTTGGTTGACAATCGTTGATCCTTTCAGCCAGAGAGTCAGCAGAGTATGTATAATGATACATGGCATGAACTGCACCTATTCTAACGCATGCAAGCATCGATATCACAGTCTCAGGTACATTTGGTAGATAAATAAGCACACGATCTTCTTTTTTGACACCAAGATTTTTTAGGGCATAAGCAAATTTTAGCATTTCAAAATGGAGGGACTGATAGGTAAAAATTCTTTCGGTATAGTCTGAGCCCCTCCAGATGATGGCTGCTTTGTTCTTTTTGTTTGAATTTAGATGTTTGCCCAAAATGTTATGAATGGGATCCAGTTTCCCGTTATGGTAAAAGCTGTATTTAGGAGGATGTTTTATCTCCAATGGGGTATTGTATGGTACTGTCCATTCTATAAAATTTTTACCAATGTGATCAAAAAGCTCTAACAGGGTTAGGGAATATAAAGATTCTATTTCTTCTTTTTTAAATCTTTTTCTTTCATAATATTGATTGAGTTCGTTTAATTTTTCGTATATCATCTCCATATCCTAAAACGTCGTTTATATATTAGAATATTTTTATTCAAAATTCAAGAATATTGTTAAAATATATTTATTTTTCGTCTTTTTTATTGTATAAACCTATATGTTCTTGTTTAAAAAAATAAAAAACTATCTACTCAAAATCTTTGTGTCGTTTTTATATCTTATTGGCAATGAGATAATAATTTTAAATGCTGCAGTCACCTACTATGCTTTATTGTCTTTTTTACCAATGATAATCATTGTTGGTTTAGTATTTCAAAATATTTTGGCTCAGAATATTGTTTTCTTGAGTTATTTAGAAGAGATTATTAATAGTCTTCAACTCGATTTTATAGAATATAAAGATGTTTTATCTTTTTTGAAGACTACTAATACTGCTGGTTTTGGGCTGTTTGGTGTTTTGTCCCTTTTTCTCACTTCAACGATCTTTTTGAGGGCCATTAATAACGTCTTTAAAAAGATATTTAGAATAAAACAGTTAAAAGAATCTATTATTCATAATCTGATGCCTTTTCTTGTGTATATGTTGTTTTTGATATCAGCAGCTATAACGGTAACAGTAAAGTTTGGCTTGGTATTGATAGAAAAAATCTTGTCGGAGTATTTGGATATAGATTTAATGCCCTTTTTGAGTTTTGTGGATAAATATTATATAATTCCGATTGTCATTTTTCTTTTTTTGTCTGTTGTGGCTTATTATCTGCTATCTTTAAAGAAAATCAGTCTTTTTGACTCTTTTAAGATATCCATTTTTTTTATTTTTTCGGTGTTTTTGTTAAATAAGCTTTTTAAAAACTTTTATAATTTATCGTTTTATAACGCTGTTTATGGTACCCTTAGTTCATTGATTATTACTTTGGCTTATACTTATCTATTTTTTCTTATCTTTTTGTTTTGGGCTCAGTTTAGTTTTGTAGATCGAAACTATAAGGGTGCAATCATAAAGATTTTTTTTGAGAATGTCTTTTACAGACCGAAGTCTTTTTTAATCAAACTTTTAAGATATATGATCAAAGGGAAAGTAGTGTCAGAGGTGGAGTGTCTTACTATTTCAGATCTGATATCCTATGACTATGTTATTGTTATGGGTGGTGAGTTGGAACTGGTGGATAGCAATGGTCTTTCTGTGTATCTTGGTAAATATGATTTTTTTATGACAAATGATATTTCTAATGATGTGCTGATAAAGCTATCAAAGGATTGTATGCTACTACTACTTGATGAGGGTGAAAAGAGATTTCTTGAAAACGATTCAGCGGTGGCAGCTGGTATTTTTAGATCTAATGAGAAGGTTTTGATTTTTTAGCAAATTTGTATGATGTAATTTGTTGATGTAGCTATTCTATCTGTAAATCAAATAGAAGCTTTGTTTAACTGTGCTTGACATATTTAAATTATAGTTGTAAAAAACAAATTTAAAACTCTATGGAGTATTTTTCATGAAGACAATTAATGTAGGTATTGTTGGCTATGGTACTGTAGGGAAAGGTACTGTAAATGTTTTATTGGAAAATGCTAAAACAATAAAAAGTAAAACTGGTATAGATATAAAAGTTAAATCTGTAGCTGACCTTGCCATTGAGAATTTTAAAGACAGTTATCTGGAACAGATACCCAATAAGTATAAAGATGCTACTGATATAATAAACGATCCAGAGATTGATATTGTGGTGGAGCTTATAGGTGGGTATACTGCAGCCAAAAAGATTATTTTGGATGCTATAGATAAAGGGAAACATGTGGTAACTGCAAATAAAGCCCTTTTGGCTGTGCATGGCACGGAAATCTTTAAGAGGGCTGAAGAAAAGTCGGTGCAGATAGGTTTTGAAGGCAGTGTTGGTGGTGGGATACCAATAATAAAGGTATTAAAAGAGGATCTTGCAGCAAATAATATAAAAGAGATATATGGTATTATAAATGGTACCGCTAATTACATCCTCACGAGAATGGAGAAGGAAGGTAAAGAGTTTGATGAAATATTAAAAGATGCTCAAAAGTTGGGATATGCTGAAGCCGATCCCACTTTTGACATAGAAGGTATAGATACAGCACATAAGATTACAATCTTGTCATCCATTGCATTTAATACTGTTATCCCTTTTGATAAAGTGTTTGTTGAAGGTATCTCAAATATAAAACAGGTGGATATCGATTTTGCAAAGAAGCTTGATTGTAAGATAAAGTTACTTGCCATAGCCAAAAAGCATGAAAACGATATAGAAGTAAGGGTACATCCTACGATGCTACCTGAAAGGTATATTTTGTCTAAAGTTGAAAATGTTTTTAACGCAATATATATAGTTTCGGACAAGGTGGATAGGACGATACATTATGGCAGAGGTGCCGGGAGCCTGCCTACTGGTAGCGCTGTGGCAGGTGATATAATCTCCATTTCAAGGGATATTGTTTGTGGGTGTCCAAAAAGGGTACCTGTATTGGGTTTTACTGGTGAGTACCGTCAATACTATCCCGTTAGAAGTATTGATGACATTAGGTCATCTTTTTATCTGAGGTTTATGGCAGTGGATAAGCCCGGCGTTTTGTCTAAGATAGCTGGGGTTTTAGGTAAATATAATATAAGTATAAGTGCTGCAATACAGCCAGGTGTTTCATCTCCTGATAATGTTGTTCCGTTGGTCTTTATGACCCATGAGGCTATAGGTAGAAATGTTTCTAATGCTGTAAAGGAGATCGATGCCATGGAGTATGTAAAGAGCAAGACTGTAGTAATAAGAGTTGAAGGTGCTGGTAGGGGTTAAGATGAAGTATTTTGTGCTTTTATGTGATGGAATGAGTGATTACCGTATCCCAGAATTGGGCAACAAAACAATAATGGAATATGCTAATACATCAAATTTTGATAGAATAGCGAAGATGGGTAGATGTGGTTTTATAAAAACTACGCCAGATGGTATGTATCCTGGGAGCGATATCTGTAACCTTTCGGTATTTGGATACAACCCTGCTGAGGTATATACTGGTAGAAGTCCTATAGAAGCAGCAAGTATTGGGGTGGAGTTGGGTGAAAGGGATTTTGCTTTCAGGTGTAATCTTGTCACTTTATCTGATGAGGGGAAGATAATGGAGGATTTCACCGCTCACCATATAGATAATGGTTCTGCGAAAAGGGTCATCAATGCTCTAAATGAGCAATTTAGCAGGAAAGGGTATGAGTTTTACTCCGGTGTTGGATATAGAAACCTCCTTGTGATAAGGGATGCAGAGTTTGTGTTAAAGACTACTCCCCCTCACGATATAATAGGTAAAGAGATATATGGATATCTGCCAAAAGGTGAAGGGGCAGATATAATTTTAGATATAATGGAAAAAGGGTCATCGGTGGCGAAGTCTTTAGGGACTTCTGCCAATGCAATATGGCTTTGGGGTGAGGGTAGGAAACCTAAGCTAAGGGCGTTTAAAGATCTGTATGGGGTTGATGGGGCAGTTATAGCTGCTGTGGATCTTGTCAGGGGGATAGGTAAGCTTGCTGGTATGGAGATCATTAATGTACCTGGGGCTACAGGATTTGTAGATACAAACTATGAAGGTAAAGCTGAGTATGCGATAAATGCGCTAAAAGAAAAAGATTATGTGTTTGTCCATGTGGAAGCCCCTGATGAATCTGGGCATATGGGTAGGATCGATCTAAAGGTTCAATCGGTAGAAAATATAAATAATAGAATGTTACCCATTATCCTTGAAGGGCT encodes:
- a CDS encoding AMP-binding protein, with product MIYEKLNELNQYYERKRFKKEEIESLYSLTLLELFDHIGKNFIEWTVPYNTPLEIKHPPKYSFYHNGKLDPIHNILGKHLNSNKKNKAAIIWRGSDYTERIFTYQSLHFEMLKFAYALKNLGVKKEDRVLIYLPNVPETVISMLACVRIGAVHAMYHYTYSADSLAERINDCQPTIIITTDYSLAGTEINIKAKVDEALKKASHQPKHVIVVERIPKKTHMKPIRDLWYHDLLSDTDFTSASSLDPMIYDSNDPLFIMVTSTNFPEPKGLVFNVAGFLAWANYTYTLLFDLDDNDTVWNTSDISWMSGHTYGVYGPLLAGSTTVIFEDSITFENAKRFYGIIERYKINKCYTTPRIMKTLMNADMKKKVHTQLRSLEFLYLGGEPIEEDVLDWTYKKIVYKSAPILNVYSLTELGGAVAAQIVGYSQIKRDSVGVELPGVDLGIYDSITKTKINYENLKGLIMLETPLPSMCTKLCHEEDLYYKTFWKKYDNKYVFRIGDSGFFDKDKNLYLTGRVDNVIHVSGKRVNLAQVEQAINKNRFVKESALIILNDEKRGDSMVAFCVLHKKVDESLHKRIMNEIHETILEELGEVVLPQEIRFVRVLPKGADGSILRDLLKEIAMQM
- a CDS encoding YihY/virulence factor BrkB family protein; the protein is MFLFKKIKNYLLKIFVSFLYLIGNEIIILNAAVTYYALLSFLPMIIIVGLVFQNILAQNIVFLSYLEEIINSLQLDFIEYKDVLSFLKTTNTAGFGLFGVLSLFLTSTIFLRAINNVFKKIFRIKQLKESIIHNLMPFLVYMLFLISAAITVTVKFGLVLIEKILSEYLDIDLMPFLSFVDKYYIIPIVIFLFLSVVAYYLLSLKKISLFDSFKISIFFIFSVFLLNKLFKNFYNLSFYNAVYGTLSSLIITLAYTYLFFLIFLFWAQFSFVDRNYKGAIIKIFFENVFYRPKSFLIKLLRYMIKGKVVSEVECLTISDLISYDYVIVMGGELELVDSNGLSVYLGKYDFFMTNDISNDVLIKLSKDCMLLLLDEGEKRFLENDSAVAAGIFRSNEKVLIF
- a CDS encoding homoserine dehydrogenase, with translation MKTINVGIVGYGTVGKGTVNVLLENAKTIKSKTGIDIKVKSVADLAIENFKDSYLEQIPNKYKDATDIINDPEIDIVVELIGGYTAAKKIILDAIDKGKHVVTANKALLAVHGTEIFKRAEEKSVQIGFEGSVGGGIPIIKVLKEDLAANNIKEIYGIINGTANYILTRMEKEGKEFDEILKDAQKLGYAEADPTFDIEGIDTAHKITILSSIAFNTVIPFDKVFVEGISNIKQVDIDFAKKLDCKIKLLAIAKKHENDIEVRVHPTMLPERYILSKVENVFNAIYIVSDKVDRTIHYGRGAGSLPTGSAVAGDIISISRDIVCGCPKRVPVLGFTGEYRQYYPVRSIDDIRSSFYLRFMAVDKPGVLSKIAGVLGKYNISISAAIQPGVSSPDNVVPLVFMTHEAIGRNVSNAVKEIDAMEYVKSKTVVIRVEGAGRG
- a CDS encoding cofactor-independent phosphoglycerate mutase — its product is MKYFVLLCDGMSDYRIPELGNKTIMEYANTSNFDRIAKMGRCGFIKTTPDGMYPGSDICNLSVFGYNPAEVYTGRSPIEAASIGVELGERDFAFRCNLVTLSDEGKIMEDFTAHHIDNGSAKRVINALNEQFSRKGYEFYSGVGYRNLLVIRDAEFVLKTTPPHDIIGKEIYGYLPKGEGADIILDIMEKGSSVAKSLGTSANAIWLWGEGRKPKLRAFKDLYGVDGAVIAAVDLVRGIGKLAGMEIINVPGATGFVDTNYEGKAEYAINALKEKDYVFVHVEAPDESGHMGRIDLKVQSVENINNRMLPIILEGLQEFGDFRILITPDHPTPISLRTHAAELVPAVIAGTSVEPDGNSEYNEFINPSFIINEGYKIAEYFIKSRSIA